The genomic interval GCCCAGCCGGCCAGCACGCCGCCGGCGAGGTAGAAGAGCAGGTACGGCAGCTTGCCCAGCCGGTCCTCCACGGCGCAGCCGAAGGCGTAGAGGAAGACCATGTTCCCGGTGAGGTGCCAGAGGTTCTGGTGCAGGAACGGGTACGTGAAGAACTGGTGCAGCCGCGGGTACGCCGGCTGCAGGTAGCTCGTGTAGACGAGGTTGGAGTTCCAGCCGGCGAGCAGGTCGGGCCGCTGGATGCCCGCGTTGAGGCTCTCCTGCAGCTGGGTCATCTGGTCGCCGAGGGCGAGGATCGACCGCTCGCTCACGAGGAACACCAGGACGTTCAACCCGATGATCGCGTAGGTCAGCCACGGCATCGCCCGCAGAGGCCGGTCGGTGCCGAGGGGGAAGAAGAGCATGCGGCGGGTGCGGGGTGCGGGCGGGGTGCGGGCGGGCCTGGGGCGGCGTGGTGGCGTGGCGGCGTACACCGCGATGCCTCGCGGCCGCGCCCGGCCGGGGTTCAGCGGGCGGGGATCACGGTCCAGACGCGGCCGTCGACGGGCAGGGGCGGCACGAGCGACACGGTCAGCTCGCGGCTGCGGCCCGCGGCGAGGCCGCCGGGCACCGAGACGCCCCAGGCCGCCGCGTCGGGCGGATCGACCGAGAGGTGCAGGCGCAGAGGCCCCGCCACGGCCTCGCCGTCGTTGCGGAGGGTGACCGCGATCCGCCGCGTCTGCCCGAGCGGGTCGGCCTCGGGCATCGCCGCGACCGCGACGCCGGGGAGGGGCTCGGGCCGGCCGGCGGCGGTGGAACGCGCGTACACCGTGGCGGGCTCGGCGGTCGGGGCGGGCGGCGCCGCGGCCGCGATGGGGGCCGGCCGGGGCGCCGGCTCGGGCGCCCGCTCGGCGGGCGCTTCTCCGAGCAGGGCGAACAGCCCGCCGATGAAGCCCGCCGCCAGCCCCACCGCGAGCACCACGACCAGCGTCAGCCGGCGTCGCGAGCGGGCCCGCTCCGCCGCCTCGCGCCGCTCGCGGGCGCGGGCTTTGCGGAGCTGGTCGCGGGTGGGCGGCGCCTCGATCGGCCTCGGCGGCGGGGCGTCGCGGCGCCCGCCGCCGGCGGGCCCCGGCGCCGGGCCGTCGTCCTCGTCGGGTGCCAGCTCCGCCGGCACGCCGATGCCCGAGTCCGCCGCGCCCTTGAACGAGCCGTGGGCGCCGGTGTTCCCGGGGAAGCCGGCTTCGCCCTCCGACTCGCCGTCGCCGCCCCCATGGGCGTCCTCCGCCCCGTGCATCAGGCCCGAGAGCCCCGAAAGCCCGACCATCGCCTCCGGCTCCTCGCCCTGGAGCACGTCCTCCTCGGGCTCCCCGCCTCGCGATCCGGCCCGGCCGCCGGCGAGGGCCGCGCCGCCGGGCCCGCCCCCCTCAAGCGTTTCGTCCTCGATCCGGAAGACCTCCTCGCACGCCGGGCAGGCCACCTGCGCCCCGATGCGCACGAAGGAAGACTCCTGGACGTGTCCGCAACGGGGGCAGTGGAAGCGGTACTTCATCCGCTGCGGAGCTTATGGAGGCACCGGCCGCCCGGCCCCGCCGGGTCGCGGCCGCCGGGGCCGCTGGGGGGGGGCCCTGGGCCCGGCCCGCGTCGCCGCCTCGACAAGGGCGGGCTCTTCGGCGACGCTCCCGCCCATGAGCTTCACCCCCCCCGACCCGGCGGCCACGCCCCGGGCACCCGGCGAGATCTCCGCCGGCACCGACGGCGCCACCGGCCGCGTGACCCCCTACGGCGCGCACGTGTTCTCGTGGATCCCCGCCGGGCACGACGAGGTGCTGTACGTCTCACCGCGGGCGGTCCTGGATGGCAGCAAGCCGATCCGCGGCGGCATCCCGGTGTGCTTCCCGTGGTTCGGCGCCGGCGGGTCCGGCGACGCCACGCCCGCCCACGGCACCGTGCGCCGCGACACCTGGGAGGTGAGGGAACGCCGCGGCGACGGCGCGGCCTTCGCGACGCGGGCGGGCGGCTTCGGCATCTCGCTGGACGCGAGCTTCGGCGACACGCTGACGCTCCGCGTCGCCGTCACCCGCACGGCCGACGACGCCGCGGCCTTCGAACTCGCCCTGCACAGCTACTTCGCGGTCTCCGAGGCCTCGGCGGTGTCGGTCACCGGCCTCGCCGGCGCCCGCGGCCTCGACAGCCTCACCGGCGAGACCTTCGAGCAGGACACCGAGCCCATCCGCTTCGCCGCCGAATACGACCGCGTCTTCACCGGCTGCCCCGGCCCGCAGACGCTGCACGATCCGGGCCTGAAGCGGAAGATCGTCATCACCCCGGACAACCTGCCCTCAGCGATCGTGTGGAACCCCCACGCCGCGAAGGCCGGCCGCATGAGCGACCTCGGCGCCGACCAGTACCCGCGTTTCGTCTGCATCGAGAGCGGACGCGTGCGGCAGGACGCGGTCACGCTGCGGCCCGGCGAAACCTTCGAAGCGTCCGTCGGGATCGCGGTCGAGGCGGCCTGAGCGGATCCGCGGACCGCGGGTCAGCGGGGCCCGCTGGCCTCGCGGTCCGCGGGAACGACCGCGTCCAGCGCAGCGAGGGCCTCCTCCGCCGTCGCCACGAAGCGGTACGCCTCGCGGTACGCCGGGCCCGCGAAGCGGGCGGCCTCGAAGTGGTCGAACAGCGTCCGCAGGGGCGACCAGAAGCCCGCGACGTCGACGATGACCACCGGCTTGTTGTGGTAGTTGAGGAAGCGGTGCGTCACCACCTCGGCCACCTCCTCCAGCGTGCCGAAGCCTCCGGGCAGCACGACGAAAGCGTCCGCGCGGTCGTCCATCACCTGCTTCCGCTCCCGCATCGTCTCCACCACGACGAGCTCGTCGGAGGCCTCGAACGCCAGCTCTCGACGCATCATCGCCCGGGGGATGACGCCGGTGACCGCCCCGCCGGCGGCCTGGGTCGCCCGGGCAACCCGGCCCATCAGACCGACGGAGCCGCCCCCGTACACCAGGCGCCAGCCCCGCCGCCCGACCTCCCGCCCCGTCGCCTCCGCCGCGGCCGCGAACGCCGGGTCGTCGCCGTCGCCCGAACCACAGAACACGGCGATCTTCATGCCGGGCAACGTAGAGGTTGCGCGGCGCCCGGGTCTCCGCGAGCCACCCGCACCACGGCCAGCGGCCGGCTCGGTCGTGGCCGTGGTCCCGGTCCACCCGCGTCTTCTCGCCGGTGTCGAGGTCGCAGCGGGCGGCGACGAGCTCGATCTTCCCGCCCTTGGCGGCGGGACCGACGCACGGCCGGCTCTTGCTCAGGCTCTCGACGGTCTGGCGGGCGTTCTCGGCGTAGGAGGCAGACCCGGTGCGGGAGCGGCCTCAGGCGTCGGAAAGCACCACGACGGCGTGGCAGGAGAACGGCGGGAGCGTGAGGCGGAGGCGGCCACCCTCCCGGCGGACCTGGGGTGCGTGCTCGGTCAGCGGGAGCGACACCTCCTTCGTGCCGTCGAGCGCGAGATCCAGCTCCACCCCGTGGAGCGTGGGCAGGTCCTCGATCACCTCGCAGCCGCCGCGGAGCGTGGGCGTGCCGTAG from Phycisphaera mikurensis NBRC 102666 carries:
- a CDS encoding LOG family protein, giving the protein MKIAVFCGSGDGDDPAFAAAAEATGREVGRRGWRLVYGGGSVGLMGRVARATQAAGGAVTGVIPRAMMRRELAFEASDELVVVETMRERKQVMDDRADAFVVLPGGFGTLEEVAEVVTHRFLNYHNKPVVIVDVAGFWSPLRTLFDHFEAARFAGPAYREAYRFVATAEEALAALDAVVPADREASGPR
- a CDS encoding D-hexose-6-phosphate mutarotase, translated to MSFTPPDPAATPRAPGEISAGTDGATGRVTPYGAHVFSWIPAGHDEVLYVSPRAVLDGSKPIRGGIPVCFPWFGAGGSGDATPAHGTVRRDTWEVRERRGDGAAFATRAGGFGISLDASFGDTLTLRVAVTRTADDAAAFELALHSYFAVSEASAVSVTGLAGARGLDSLTGETFEQDTEPIRFAAEYDRVFTGCPGPQTLHDPGLKRKIVITPDNLPSAIVWNPHAAKAGRMSDLGADQYPRFVCIESGRVRQDAVTLRPGETFEASVGIAVEAA
- a CDS encoding zinc ribbon domain-containing protein; its protein translation is MKYRFHCPRCGHVQESSFVRIGAQVACPACEEVFRIEDETLEGGGPGGAALAGGRAGSRGGEPEEDVLQGEEPEAMVGLSGLSGLMHGAEDAHGGGDGESEGEAGFPGNTGAHGSFKGAADSGIGVPAELAPDEDDGPAPGPAGGGRRDAPPPRPIEAPPTRDQLRKARARERREAAERARSRRRLTLVVVLAVGLAAGFIGGLFALLGEAPAERAPEPAPRPAPIAAAAPPAPTAEPATVYARSTAAGRPEPLPGVAVAAMPEADPLGQTRRIAVTLRNDGEAVAGPLRLHLSVDPPDAAAWGVSVPGGLAAGRSRELTVSLVPPLPVDGRVWTVIPAR